One genomic segment of Desulfomicrobium sp. ZS1 includes these proteins:
- a CDS encoding cache domain-containing protein, translated as MNKLFCLAGTLLSLILVLLFICGPANAKGEPYAWPYADLQVLRTQRVGQLEDILSRFEEKARAAASDKVVVSVLELSAFHAQALRQGAVDGEFEAKIREVEQSFRRYYVENYFLFYDILFIDTTGSVVHSVRGESDLHTTLTVGKDASSPLGTCIAQHPNSAVFIDYHDYRPSSEPAAFLVEPIRKEDRLLGWIALQCSVNKINALFAPTGEKYETMETLLVNEQGLMLTDSQFFSGSSVFRAHLNFSNVPSKFAQGQGRMEVTDYRGQECLTTFQVVNFKGARWLVVVKVDKDEIVTKEFALHERFYTQRLLQALSEEACPAMSTPAEGAKKTAVRVDMDEFYRAERSQGLRTFGIATCTGVLAVPPGEFAYLAHVSNRDRTYGGTETNLLAQILENIERFDVSRSGKRQLSFLIVAPRLEGLEGSLNQILDGGYLLSQVNILSCPQARTGEICYDCKGTVITWTGPDLNPLGAHYIEDAANLGELMETIITQGPPE; from the coding sequence ATGAATAAGCTGTTCTGCTTGGCCGGCACGTTGTTGTCGTTAATTCTCGTTTTGTTGTTCATTTGCGGCCCGGCGAATGCTAAGGGTGAACCATACGCGTGGCCCTATGCGGACCTACAAGTGTTGCGAACCCAACGGGTGGGCCAGCTAGAAGACATCCTCAGCCGATTTGAGGAGAAAGCCCGTGCGGCGGCCTCGGACAAGGTGGTCGTGTCGGTGCTTGAACTTTCCGCTTTCCATGCCCAGGCACTGCGCCAGGGGGCGGTTGATGGTGAGTTTGAAGCCAAAATTCGCGAGGTGGAACAAAGTTTTCGCCGATATTACGTGGAGAATTATTTTCTCTTTTACGATATTCTTTTTATCGACACGACCGGATCCGTGGTCCACAGCGTGAGGGGAGAAAGCGATCTTCACACAACTCTGACCGTCGGAAAGGACGCTTCCTCGCCTTTGGGAACCTGCATAGCCCAGCATCCAAATAGCGCGGTGTTCATTGACTACCATGACTATAGGCCCTCGTCAGAACCTGCCGCCTTCCTGGTGGAACCGATCCGAAAAGAGGATCGATTGTTGGGATGGATCGCCCTGCAGTGCTCGGTTAACAAGATCAACGCCTTGTTCGCCCCAACCGGAGAAAAATATGAAACCATGGAGACCCTGCTCGTCAACGAGCAGGGTCTCATGCTCACGGACTCCCAGTTTTTCAGTGGGTCCAGTGTATTCCGAGCACACCTAAACTTTTCCAATGTTCCGTCAAAGTTCGCACAAGGCCAAGGACGAATGGAGGTAACAGACTACCGGGGCCAGGAATGCCTAACGACTTTTCAGGTTGTGAACTTTAAGGGCGCGCGATGGCTGGTGGTGGTCAAGGTGGACAAAGACGAAATTGTCACCAAGGAATTCGCCTTGCATGAGCGATTCTATACCCAACGGCTGCTCCAGGCGTTGTCCGAGGAAGCCTGCCCGGCGATGAGTACACCGGCGGAAGGGGCAAAAAAAACGGCTGTGCGAGTGGACATGGACGAATTCTATCGCGCCGAACGCAGCCAGGGTCTTCGGACCTTTGGCATAGCCACCTGCACGGGCGTTCTTGCCGTCCCGCCCGGTGAATTCGCCTATCTGGCGCATGTCAGCAACAGGGACCGGACATACGGCGGAACGGAGACCAACTTGTTGGCTCAAATACTAGAAAACATTGAGCGTTTTGACGTGTCCCGTAGCGGAAAGCGTCAGTTGTCCTTCCTAATCGTGGCCCCGCGTCTCGAAGGCCTAGAGGGCTCGCTGAATCAAATCCTGGACGGAGGCTACCTGCTTTCCCAGGTCAACATTCTCTCATGTCCGCAGGCCCGAACGGGCGAAATCTGCTACGATTGCAAAGGCACTGTGATCACTTGGACCGGCCCTGACCTCAACCCTTTGGGCGCACACTATATCGAAGACGCAGCCAACCTGGGGGAACTCATGGAGACAATCATCACTCAGGGTCCGCCGGAATGA
- a CDS encoding PAS domain-containing sensor histidine kinase: MKIILYLCICIKFFFICNIVFALNNQINVVILHSYHKGFGWTDTLDESIRSNLSKIFSNIQFVTEYMDSKRHSDGDYIESLANLYFVKYNNDKPSVVIVTDDDAFNFLRIHGQKIFGKIPIVFCGVNFFQDEMLDDLDNFSGVVETIDVHSTLSAALLLHPRARNVAIVVDRTPTGRHTSMLLSDFSPALEKKIKFIMLDELSMHELLEKIKTLPQDSVVLLLNFNRDAEGRVFSHLETIKLLREATALPIYGVWDFFLGEGIVGGMITSGKEQGAAAAAIALRIINGQTPKEVGVNKQSPNQWMFDYKELKRLGLNETRLPLDSLVLNRPPSFYEINKKIIWSLVAVVLFLTVVTAVMALNILQRRRVQAELRDTAEKLSNLLEALPIVPFTTTPEPMGRFTYVSQNVINITGFKPEDFLKDKNFWRRLIHPDDIGAVMDRVDKALHVQKEKEIGLDDERLTYRFQTLRGDYRWFSDVRRVVNYPESQVRRVAGFWQDITDEVELRQETERSLQQVIQADKLASLGELVAGVAHEIRNPNVFISTNVPLLRETWEILEPLLRRAETEGWDLGAGNMSVAELSKDMDEMLNDIMVGSERIDRVVRELRDFASSSERSQPQAVQLNDVVKKTLSLVGAQIRKKFKKFTLELDPNLPLAEGFPSKLEQVIANLVVNATHAVRPEVESVLQISTRRLENPQAVILQVLDNGHGIAPELREKIFEPFFTTRREKGGTGLGLSVSYRLANDHNGVIFPVSRPGLGTCFTMALPLHLDRCLRMRPGLIWMDRDETRLERLAHVSQGPPALELIGVRSLGELPGMLSEHPNIVAACVDYGAFEAEMQDVLRFFADSAPLLVRTVYSENMAERVTRHVSGSLVDFVVSGPPDVDLLRRIMRLNVAQTDAGPTNYGR, translated from the coding sequence ATGAAAATTATATTGTACTTATGCATATGTATAAAATTTTTTTTTATATGTAATATTGTTTTTGCATTAAACAATCAAATAAATGTCGTAATTTTGCACTCATATCACAAGGGTTTTGGCTGGACAGATACACTTGATGAAAGTATTCGTTCAAATTTAAGTAAAATTTTTTCAAATATTCAATTTGTAACAGAGTATATGGATTCAAAACGACATTCAGATGGTGATTACATTGAATCACTTGCCAATCTTTATTTTGTTAAGTACAATAATGATAAGCCATCTGTTGTTATAGTAACAGACGATGATGCATTTAATTTTTTACGTATTCATGGACAGAAAATTTTTGGAAAAATTCCCATAGTATTTTGTGGGGTCAATTTTTTTCAAGACGAAATGCTTGACGATCTTGATAATTTTTCTGGAGTTGTTGAGACAATTGATGTACATAGTACTCTTTCTGCTGCGTTGTTATTACATCCGAGAGCACGAAATGTTGCAATTGTTGTAGATCGTACTCCGACCGGAAGACACACTTCCATGCTTTTGTCTGATTTTTCTCCTGCATTAGAAAAAAAGATCAAATTTATCATGCTTGATGAGTTATCCATGCATGAGTTGCTGGAAAAAATCAAAACGCTGCCTCAAGATAGCGTTGTCTTGCTTTTGAATTTCAATCGTGACGCCGAGGGGCGCGTTTTTAGTCACCTTGAAACCATCAAGCTGCTGCGCGAAGCAACAGCTCTCCCAATCTACGGAGTATGGGATTTTTTTTTAGGTGAAGGCATCGTGGGGGGAATGATCACCAGCGGCAAGGAACAGGGAGCGGCCGCCGCTGCCATAGCTCTTCGTATCATCAATGGTCAGACACCGAAAGAGGTAGGTGTAAACAAACAAAGTCCCAACCAGTGGATGTTTGACTACAAGGAACTGAAGCGTCTGGGATTGAACGAGACTAGGCTTCCCCTAGACAGTCTAGTCCTAAACCGACCTCCATCGTTTTATGAGATAAACAAGAAGATCATATGGAGTCTGGTTGCTGTGGTGCTGTTTCTGACGGTCGTTACTGCCGTGATGGCGCTGAACATTCTGCAGCGACGCCGGGTTCAGGCCGAACTCCGCGACACGGCGGAAAAGCTGTCCAACCTGTTGGAGGCCCTTCCCATCGTTCCGTTCACCACCACGCCGGAACCAATGGGGCGTTTTACCTATGTCAGTCAGAATGTCATCAACATCACGGGGTTTAAGCCGGAAGATTTTTTGAAAGACAAAAATTTCTGGCGCAGACTCATCCATCCGGATGACATCGGCGCAGTGATGGATCGAGTGGATAAAGCACTACATGTGCAGAAGGAAAAAGAGATCGGTTTGGATGACGAACGCCTCACCTATCGGTTTCAGACCTTGCGAGGGGATTACCGCTGGTTTAGCGACGTCAGAAGGGTCGTGAATTACCCCGAAAGCCAAGTTCGCCGGGTGGCCGGATTCTGGCAGGATATCACGGACGAGGTGGAATTGCGTCAGGAAACGGAGCGCAGCCTGCAACAGGTCATCCAGGCCGACAAGCTGGCCTCTTTGGGAGAGTTGGTCGCCGGCGTGGCGCATGAAATACGAAATCCGAACGTCTTTATCAGTACGAACGTGCCACTGTTGCGAGAGACTTGGGAAATTTTAGAACCTCTTCTGCGCCGGGCCGAAACCGAAGGCTGGGATTTGGGCGCAGGAAATATGAGCGTTGCGGAATTGTCCAAGGATATGGACGAAATGCTCAACGACATTATGGTCGGCAGTGAGCGCATAGATCGGGTTGTGCGGGAACTAAGAGATTTTGCCAGTTCCAGCGAACGCAGTCAGCCGCAGGCAGTTCAGCTGAACGATGTGGTGAAAAAGACCCTGTCTCTTGTAGGCGCGCAGATTCGAAAGAAATTCAAAAAATTCACGCTGGAATTGGATCCGAACCTTCCCTTGGCAGAAGGCTTTCCCTCCAAGCTGGAGCAGGTCATCGCCAATCTGGTAGTCAACGCAACCCATGCAGTGCGTCCCGAGGTCGAGAGTGTGTTGCAGATATCCACACGGCGTCTCGAAAATCCGCAAGCAGTCATTTTACAGGTGCTGGACAATGGTCATGGCATCGCCCCCGAATTGCGGGAAAAGATTTTTGAACCGTTTTTCACCACCCGACGGGAGAAAGGCGGAACCGGCCTGGGGTTGAGTGTCAGTTACCGCTTGGCCAACGACCATAACGGTGTGATTTTTCCGGTTTCGAGGCCGGGATTGGGGACTTGCTTCACCATGGCCTTGCCCCTGCATCTTGATCGATGTCTGCGAATGAGGCCTGGTCTAATCTGGATGGATCGCGACGAAACGAGGCTGGAGCGTTTAGCGCATGTGTCCCAAGGTCCACCCGCTCTGGAACTTATCGGAGTGCGATCTTTGGGTGAGTTGCCAGGGATGCTTTCGGAACATCCAAACATCGTTGCCGCGTGTGTGGATTACGGCGCGTTCGAAGCAGAAATGCAGGACGTGTTGAGGTTCTTCGCCGACAGCGCCCCGTTGTTGGTACGGACGGTCTACTCGGAGAACATGGCTGAACGCGTGACCCGTCATGTGAGTGGGTCTTTGGTGGACTTTGTGGTCTCAGGACCGCCTGATGTCGATCTGCTGCGGCGCATAATGCGTTTGAATGTCGCGCAGACTGATGCAGGACCCACAAACTACGGGAGGTGA
- a CDS encoding sigma-54 dependent transcriptional regulator: MVVDDEPVVLSTMKRLLRRRGYDDCVLCSSGREALEQLEVSSVNIVLLDLLMPEIDGLAVLKQAKPRHPRTEFIIISALEDVEQAVTALHLGAYDYLIKPVDQQRLLLTIERAYERLSMRAGLEGVAVSDVPEVFSGVLTVNSRMKEQLAYATALARGGRSVLISGESGTGKELVARGIHAAGRRPEGPFVAVNVAAVPENLFESQFFGHQKGSFTGAYVDHDGFFQQAHRGTLFLDEVGELPLHLQPKLLRVLEERTVPPIGGRKEIVVDVCVISATNCDLDKACAEGRFRLDLLYRLRGGHIILPPLRVRDGDIALLARHFLEKACQDMDRPSLELSTEALAWLEAYEFPGNIRELVNLMHNVTVRSLEARSNVVTVEALILGRSGVAVGASDNYAPSRLCSLRENEARHVAYILQAVHGDRHETARILGISLRQVQRKIVALQEDPRLRVFLGDI; this comes from the coding sequence ATGGTGGTTGATGACGAACCCGTGGTGTTGAGCACCATGAAGCGCCTGCTGCGCAGACGCGGCTACGATGACTGCGTACTTTGCTCCAGCGGGAGGGAGGCCCTTGAGCAACTTGAAGTCTCTTCCGTGAACATCGTGCTGCTGGACCTGCTCATGCCTGAAATTGACGGCTTGGCTGTGCTGAAGCAGGCCAAGCCACGTCATCCCAGGACGGAGTTCATCATAATCTCTGCTCTTGAAGACGTGGAACAGGCTGTAACGGCCTTGCATTTGGGAGCCTACGACTATCTCATCAAGCCTGTGGATCAGCAAAGGCTTTTGCTGACCATCGAACGCGCCTACGAGCGACTGAGCATGCGGGCCGGATTAGAAGGTGTCGCGGTCAGCGATGTGCCCGAGGTTTTTTCCGGCGTGCTGACGGTAAATTCTCGCATGAAAGAGCAGCTGGCCTACGCGACAGCCTTGGCTCGCGGCGGCCGTTCCGTGTTGATTTCGGGCGAGAGCGGTACCGGCAAGGAACTTGTGGCCCGGGGGATCCACGCTGCAGGCCGCAGGCCCGAAGGACCTTTTGTAGCCGTGAATGTTGCGGCTGTGCCTGAAAACCTATTCGAGAGCCAGTTTTTCGGACACCAGAAGGGTTCCTTCACCGGCGCCTATGTCGATCACGATGGTTTTTTCCAGCAGGCCCACAGGGGCACGCTTTTTCTGGACGAGGTGGGCGAGTTGCCGCTGCATTTACAGCCCAAGCTGTTGCGTGTTCTGGAAGAACGCACAGTCCCTCCCATTGGTGGCCGCAAGGAGATTGTCGTGGATGTATGCGTCATCTCGGCCACAAACTGTGACTTGGACAAGGCCTGCGCAGAGGGGCGTTTCCGCTTGGATCTGCTGTATCGCCTCCGTGGGGGGCATATCATTCTTCCCCCTTTACGGGTGCGCGACGGAGACATCGCATTGTTGGCGCGGCATTTTTTGGAAAAGGCCTGCCAAGATATGGACCGCCCCTCGCTTGAATTGAGTACAGAAGCTCTGGCTTGGCTAGAAGCTTACGAATTCCCGGGAAATATTCGAGAGCTGGTTAATTTGATGCACAATGTGACGGTTCGGAGTCTGGAAGCCAGGAGCAACGTAGTCACGGTGGAGGCTTTGATTCTCGGAAGATCCGGGGTTGCGGTCGGCGCATCCGACAACTATGCGCCCAGCAGGCTATGCAGCCTGCGGGAAAATGAAGCGCGTCACGTGGCTTATATCCTTCAGGCCGTACATGGTGACCGCCATGAGACCGCACGTATCCTTGGAATTAGCCTGCGCCAAGTTCAACGCAAAATTGTGGCGTTACAAGAAGATCCACGTTTGCGTGTTTTCCTCGGCGACATATAG
- a CDS encoding MBL fold metallo-hydrolase, with protein sequence MQRRNFLKNLGIGMAGVGAVSMSGPMVSMAKAGEKSDIGECKSVKIHCISETSWFDSPQMLKDIKDAGGAMVSMYEIPWTQDNIGGYLALIEVEQLDGSKHIIQMDTGWHQGWTDYVMEKSGLDKLLEEKKVDMLVVSHEHEDHYWGLKSTLKRYPDIPMVIPNTFYPEGKALLQGKYKNDVAKVENDIPHTGKLLELGPDDLYNPYPGVAIKMFDIPILLKCRGEQNLFFNVKDKGVVAVSGCCHQGVLTMMHWARRNIEGFKPYGLYGGLHIAAFENWDPKFDDIVRGLQQMGLQKIGCNHCTGWIWASKAREAGLPIVLGTDKYREYNKLPTTGVGAPENVYLRNGDVITFG encoded by the coding sequence ATGCAAAGAAGAAATTTCTTAAAGAATCTCGGCATCGGGATGGCCGGCGTTGGTGCGGTAAGCATGAGTGGACCGATGGTCAGTATGGCAAAAGCAGGTGAGAAAAGTGACATTGGTGAATGCAAGTCTGTAAAAATTCACTGTATTTCAGAGACAAGCTGGTTCGATAGCCCGCAGATGCTAAAGGACATTAAAGACGCTGGCGGCGCCATGGTCAGCATGTATGAAATTCCTTGGACCCAAGACAATATCGGTGGCTATCTGGCACTCATTGAAGTGGAACAACTAGATGGCAGCAAGCATATTATTCAGATGGATACAGGTTGGCACCAAGGCTGGACAGACTATGTAATGGAAAAATCTGGCCTCGACAAACTCCTTGAAGAAAAAAAAGTAGACATGCTGGTCGTCAGTCACGAGCATGAAGACCATTACTGGGGATTGAAGTCAACGCTGAAGCGCTATCCTGACATACCGATGGTCATTCCGAACACTTTTTACCCTGAAGGCAAGGCCCTGTTGCAAGGGAAATACAAGAACGACGTGGCCAAGGTTGAGAATGACATTCCTCATACCGGAAAATTGCTGGAACTGGGGCCGGACGATCTCTACAACCCTTATCCCGGCGTGGCCATCAAGATGTTTGACATCCCAATCCTGCTCAAGTGTCGTGGTGAACAGAACCTCTTTTTTAATGTCAAGGACAAGGGCGTCGTAGCGGTTTCCGGATGCTGTCATCAGGGCGTGCTGACCATGATGCATTGGGCCCGCCGCAACATTGAAGGCTTCAAACCATACGGCCTGTATGGCGGTCTACACATCGCGGCGTTTGAGAACTGGGATCCCAAATTTGATGACATCGTTCGCGGATTGCAGCAAATGGGGTTGCAAAAAATCGGGTGCAATCACTGCACTGGATGGATCTGGGCCTCCAAGGCACGAGAGGCTGGTCTGCCAATTGTATTGGGTACGGACAAGTATCGTGAATATAACAAGCTACCAACAACCGGAGTGGGCGCCCCGGAAAATGTTTATTTGAGAAATGGGGATGTTATAACATTTGGCTAG
- a CDS encoding MucR family transcriptional regulator: MEDYLKQAIEIVKAQASVRNMNEEEITSMIKALAGSIRGVADGVAPTVETEPAVDPKNAIREKSVICCECGKSFKVLTKRHLITHGLTPEQYKEKYGYKKGTSLVAKSLARSRRKTMQDMKLWEKRKKAPKAE, from the coding sequence ATGGAAGATTATCTTAAGCAAGCAATCGAGATCGTAAAAGCCCAAGCATCTGTACGCAACATGAACGAGGAAGAGATCACATCCATGATCAAAGCCTTGGCTGGCAGCATTCGCGGAGTCGCCGATGGTGTTGCACCAACTGTCGAAACCGAACCAGCTGTCGACCCCAAAAACGCCATCAGAGAGAAAAGCGTCATCTGCTGCGAGTGTGGGAAGTCATTCAAAGTTTTGACAAAGCGCCACCTTATAACCCACGGACTCACTCCAGAACAGTACAAGGAAAAATACGGCTACAAGAAAGGCACTTCACTCGTAGCAAAATCTTTGGCCCGGAGTCGCCGGAAGACCATGCAGGACATGAAGTTGTGGGAGAAGCGCAAGAAGGCACCCAAGGCCGAGTAG
- a CDS encoding recombinase family protein, with protein MNGRNVGYVRVSTHEQNTVRQLADCKVDFWKIYEEKASGKNTDRPELQDCLSRLDEGDTLWIHSIDRLARSLQDLQNIISQLIVKGVTVKFVKENLTFTRDNHDPFTKLLFDVLGSFAEFERNILRERQREGIEKAKAAGKYAHGKGGRKKSVDRVKVRTLREQGVSFRKIAEQLGCSLSSVQRVIYGEAQ; from the coding sequence ATGAATGGACGCAACGTCGGATATGTCAGGGTGAGCACCCACGAGCAAAATACAGTTCGCCAACTGGCCGATTGCAAGGTCGATTTCTGGAAGATTTATGAAGAGAAGGCTTCCGGTAAAAACACTGACAGACCCGAGCTTCAAGACTGCCTCTCTCGTTTGGATGAAGGCGACACCTTGTGGATCCACTCCATTGATAGGCTTGCTCGCAGCCTTCAGGATCTGCAAAACATCATCAGCCAGTTGATCGTAAAAGGCGTTACCGTAAAATTCGTGAAGGAAAACCTTACGTTCACCAGGGACAACCACGACCCGTTCACCAAATTACTGTTTGATGTCCTGGGCAGCTTTGCGGAATTCGAGAGAAATATACTTAGAGAACGCCAACGTGAGGGTATTGAGAAGGCCAAGGCCGCAGGCAAATATGCCCATGGTAAGGGTGGTAGAAAAAAGAGTGTTGACCGGGTCAAGGTGCGCACCCTGAGAGAACAAGGAGTCTCATTTCGAAAGATTGCAGAACAACTCGGATGTAGCCTGTCCAGCGTCCAGCGAGTTATTTACGGGGAAGCGCAGTAA
- a CDS encoding LTA synthase family protein, with translation MTFLIAFLLAAIFTVLINRQAAMALPSPQRQMLIGHLVALALASSLFACFAAISARPFLALWLTTGVSGLLWATNRLKMDVLHEPLVFSDIFLAGQVIGHPHLYIAHATTPPRIIAGLWVTIFLGILFLEAKNTALNNYTRMILGICAIIPWSVFGAMLIGLIRHPLKKMLEKNNLSFNPSIDAARFTPIGASLLHAVHHNKRLKNGVDDLLRTVQYTTKDIQNVKLESDIKPHVLIVQAESFCDIRRFIPSVSSEIMPNIRLAMSQGTYGNLLLEWSGAYTMRTEFSVLTGLDLRRMETFSFDPYLLAAQRPITSMAHRLRKLGYHSICLHPYDPKFFRRDMVMNNLGFDQFMGMEHFSVSDRNGPYVSDRKVLDVALNLMKNSTEPLFVFVITMEAHGPWLPDRFSKEGQKTGTSLGHYLRHLASLDEGVGEMMRQSKQLEREMVLALYGDHVPSLDAVLDNSSASKATDYFFWSSRSSIKSKNHLDLRPELLANKLIHTIFDDTK, from the coding sequence ATGACTTTTCTGATCGCATTTCTACTGGCTGCCATTTTCACCGTGCTCATCAACCGCCAAGCCGCCATGGCGCTTCCATCTCCACAGAGACAAATGTTAATAGGCCATTTGGTTGCCTTGGCTCTGGCTTCCTCCCTCTTCGCGTGCTTTGCTGCAATAAGCGCTCGCCCATTCCTCGCTCTTTGGCTAACTACAGGAGTAAGTGGGCTTTTGTGGGCGACAAACCGGCTCAAAATGGATGTTCTACATGAACCTCTTGTCTTCTCGGATATATTTCTGGCTGGACAGGTGATTGGACATCCCCACCTTTACATAGCGCACGCCACAACTCCACCGCGCATTATTGCAGGTCTGTGGGTCACAATTTTTTTGGGAATTCTTTTCCTGGAAGCTAAAAATACAGCTCTGAACAACTACACGCGGATGATTCTGGGAATTTGCGCGATTATACCATGGTCCGTCTTTGGAGCCATGCTGATCGGACTGATTCGACACCCACTTAAAAAAATGCTTGAAAAAAATAATTTGAGCTTTAATCCAAGCATAGATGCTGCACGATTCACACCTATTGGCGCATCACTACTTCATGCTGTACATCACAACAAAAGACTTAAAAATGGAGTAGATGATCTTCTCCGCACAGTACAATATACAACAAAAGACATTCAAAATGTAAAACTAGAATCAGATATCAAGCCTCACGTGCTCATTGTGCAGGCAGAATCCTTTTGTGACATCCGTCGCTTTATCCCTTCAGTGAGTTCTGAAATCATGCCCAACATCCGGTTGGCGATGTCACAAGGGACATATGGAAATCTCCTGCTCGAATGGAGTGGAGCCTACACTATGCGAACGGAATTCTCCGTACTCACGGGGCTTGACCTCCGCCGGATGGAGACTTTTAGCTTCGATCCCTATCTTCTTGCGGCGCAAAGACCGATCACGTCCATGGCACACCGTCTACGAAAACTCGGATACCACTCGATCTGCCTGCATCCTTATGACCCCAAGTTTTTCCGACGCGACATGGTTATGAATAATTTAGGATTCGATCAATTCATGGGTATGGAACACTTTTCAGTCTCGGATAGAAACGGCCCCTATGTCAGTGACAGAAAAGTTTTGGATGTGGCCTTAAACTTGATGAAGAACTCCACAGAACCCCTTTTTGTATTTGTAATCACCATGGAAGCCCACGGTCCTTGGCTCCCAGACAGATTTTCAAAAGAAGGACAAAAAACGGGCACCTCGCTTGGACATTACCTTCGCCATCTTGCAAGTCTAGACGAGGGAGTCGGAGAAATGATGCGGCAAAGCAAGCAACTTGAGCGTGAGATGGTGCTTGCACTATACGGTGACCATGTTCCAAGCCTTGACGCAGTGCTCGACAATTCATCTGCATCCAAAGCCACGGACTATTTTTTCTGGTCATCAAGAAGTTCTATAAAATCAAAAAATCACCTTGATTTGCGCCCCGAACTGTTAGCCAATAAGCTCATTCATACTATTTTTGATGACACCAAATGA
- a CDS encoding SDR family oxidoreductase: protein MAVMSTSSLSRHIVITGASSGIGRALALEYAGPNRHLFLAARSSGRLNETVRECENRGAKVSSTLVDMRNQEFVTDWLNSCASTAPLDLVIACAGVSASSRSKNGKKIHETLADTLRVMETNAVATMHLAALAADAMLPHKQGQIVLISSIASYYGLPSSPAYCASKAAIRIYGQSLRHLLRPQGIRVNVICPGYVDTPMSQRLKGAQPLRWTAFHAARRIVRALEKDTPEYAFPWPLVIGLKALHFLPDRLAHFFLAGFAFDVEPDQESPLASKDS, encoded by the coding sequence ATGGCTGTCATGAGTACATCTTCTCTCTCACGCCATATCGTGATAACTGGAGCCAGCAGTGGAATCGGCAGAGCCTTGGCGCTGGAATATGCAGGTCCGAATCGTCACCTTTTTCTTGCGGCACGCTCGTCTGGACGCCTGAATGAAACCGTGCGCGAATGTGAGAACAGGGGAGCTAAAGTCAGTTCAACACTGGTGGATATGCGCAACCAGGAATTCGTCACAGACTGGCTTAACTCGTGCGCATCTACGGCTCCTCTGGATTTGGTCATCGCTTGTGCGGGAGTCTCCGCGTCATCACGCAGCAAAAACGGAAAAAAAATTCATGAAACGCTGGCTGACACATTGCGCGTCATGGAGACAAACGCCGTGGCCACGATGCACCTCGCAGCCCTTGCCGCCGACGCGATGCTTCCGCACAAACAGGGCCAAATCGTGTTGATCAGTTCCATTGCATCCTACTACGGTCTACCAAGCTCCCCTGCCTATTGTGCATCAAAGGCCGCTATTCGCATTTACGGTCAATCCTTAAGACACCTGCTCCGCCCTCAAGGAATTCGCGTCAACGTGATATGTCCTGGATATGTTGACACGCCCATGAGTCAACGCCTCAAGGGAGCACAGCCCCTGCGCTGGACAGCGTTTCATGCTGCACGTCGTATTGTGCGCGCACTGGAAAAGGACACCCCGGAATACGCATTTCCATGGCCCCTAGTCATTGGCCTCAAGGCCCTGCATTTCCTCCCGGATAGACTTGCACATTTTTTTCTCGCTGGCTTTGCATTTGATGTGGAACCTGATCAAGAATCACCGCTTGCCTCCAAGGATTCTTAA
- a CDS encoding N-acetyltransferase, with the protein MKALDLEFHRATLDDAEIAAECIRKTSEGIVDHLFAGLFPDIATEQLLAMILREGNTYFQINNITLIRHQEQLAGLIFAYPASQHTIPPIMEKFLSPARVEAVRGILTTSIPATFYVNTIWVHPSWRGGGLADVLMDYSEMCARDMCLTGISLHTWADNARALAFYKRHGFSQHQTIAACETLTQRHPLGSIIMAKTWLS; encoded by the coding sequence ATGAAAGCTCTGGACTTGGAATTCCACCGCGCCACGCTGGACGATGCCGAAATCGCCGCTGAATGCATTCGCAAAACATCCGAAGGAATTGTGGATCACCTTTTTGCAGGACTTTTCCCTGACATTGCCACCGAGCAACTTCTGGCTATGATCCTACGCGAAGGCAACACATACTTTCAGATAAACAATATCACACTCATTAGACACCAAGAACAGCTTGCGGGGCTCATTTTCGCTTATCCCGCATCCCAGCACACTATCCCTCCCATCATGGAAAAGTTTCTTTCTCCTGCCCGCGTCGAGGCAGTGCGAGGCATTCTCACCACAAGTATTCCCGCTACCTTTTATGTGAATACCATCTGGGTACATCCATCTTGGCGGGGAGGCGGCCTAGCCGACGTTCTTATGGATTATAGCGAAATGTGCGCTCGCGATATGTGTCTCACCGGCATATCCTTGCATACTTGGGCAGATAACGCCCGCGCCCTCGCTTTCTATAAGCGTCATGGATTTTCACAACATCAGACCATAGCCGCTTGTGAAACGCTGACTCAAAGGCATCCGTTAGGGAGCATTATTATGGCCAAGACATGGCTGTCATGA